In the genome of Pelobacter seleniigenes DSM 18267, one region contains:
- the gspG gene encoding type II secretion system major pseudopilin GspG translates to MKKAYTNNRGFTLIEIMVVVVILGILAAIVVPKLLDRPDQAKVTKAKVDMKGLEEALGMFKLDNGFYPSTDQGLQALVTIPDTGRIPQKYADGGYLKKVPLDPWNNSYVYLSPGLHSKNFDLISYGADGEPGGEGYDADINSWELD, encoded by the coding sequence ATGAAAAAAGCGTATACCAACAACCGGGGATTTACCCTGATAGAGATTATGGTTGTCGTCGTCATTCTGGGCATTCTGGCCGCCATCGTCGTCCCCAAGCTCCTGGATCGGCCGGATCAGGCCAAAGTGACCAAGGCCAAGGTCGATATGAAGGGGCTCGAAGAGGCGCTTGGCATGTTCAAACTGGATAACGGCTTTTATCCGTCGACCGACCAGGGTCTTCAAGCGCTGGTGACTATTCCGGATACCGGTCGTATCCCGCAGAAATATGCCGATGGGGGCTACCTCAAAAAGGTTCCTCTTGACCCCTGGAACAACAGTTACGTCTATCTGTCGCCCGGCCTGCACAGTAAGAATTTCGACCTGATTTCCTACGGTGCTGACGGTGAGCCGGGAGGAGAAGGCTATGATGCCGACATCAACAGCTGGGAGCTGGACTGA